A region of Amyelois transitella isolate CPQ chromosome 11, ilAmyTran1.1, whole genome shotgun sequence DNA encodes the following proteins:
- the LOC106134872 gene encoding uncharacterized protein LOC106134872, which yields MEQRKKDEIRSSKLILLSAKIRTAFAQDYDVTDIQCTFASTGTGLRDSVTALLRKPEGFRGAPLFADDRVTDPLVDPICQIRPEPEDPTGLLYRLRITDFTRCGVLKRNGFVHVRVWFPQFPGVVMQSDQELIIMCKPPEPTIIENKAAGFAGSFPHGARVSGVVEETPGRLEYEVALYKEAPPVSRHTNHSVDLPVDQAVPIGTKLQLRARINPDSAWRHIKLLEVAVSPDPDRPHAPGAVLLVKDGCRNRDFASIIPHQPARYRERHNEVFLDFEAFLLASMKERSTLWIHSQIKACMDAADCQPDYCLDLFEPSGHGRRRRSLSDVSHNPNISSSALTADNNTTPYTRFKENLEYTVVMPGELFHRTPLEATCATSMMIAVALGSLLFMSALLMCYLATKLNSTMLKNNNLQTPGGKGFEQILRELAHHSLPDTGYTGRPTVQ from the exons ATGGAACAACGCAAGAAAGATGAAATACGATCATCAAagctaattttattatcagcCAAG ATCCGGACGGCGTTCGCACAAGATTACGATG TCACGGATATCCAGTGCACATTCGCAAGTACAGGCACCGGTCTTCGAGACTCCGTTACAGCTTTACTCCGAAAGCCTGAAGGCTTCCGAGGGGCGCCTCTCTTCGCCGACGACCGGGTCACCGATCCCCTGGTAGACCCCATCTGCCAGATCAGGCCCGAGCCAGAAGACCCTACGGGCCTTCTCTACAGACTCCGCATCACCGACTTCACAAGATGCGGTGTTCTCAAACGGAAC GGTTTCGTTCACGTGCGAGTGTGGTTCCCGCAGTTCCCGGGGGTGGTGATGCAATCAGACCAGGAGCTCATCATCATGTGTAAGCCTCCCGAGCCCACGATCATCGAAAACAAGGCGGCGGGGTTCGCTGGGAGCTT CCCTCACGGCGCCCGCGTGTCCGGCGTGGTGGAGGAGACCCCAGGGCGGCTGGAGTACGAAGTGGCGCTGTACAAGGAAGCGCCGCCCGTGTCCAGGCACACCAACCACTCGGTCGACTTGCCAGTTGACCAG GCGGTACCAATAGGCACGAAATTGCAGCTGCGCGCGCGCATAAACCCTGATTCAGCGTGGCGCCACATCAAGTTGCTGGAGGTGGCCGTGTCTCCGGATCCTGATCGTCCTCATGCACCTGGTGCTGTACTTCTCGTCAAAGATGG ATGCCGTAACCGAGATTTCGCGTCCATTATTCCTCACCAACCAGCGAGGTACCGTGAAAGGCACAACGAGGTGTTTTTGGATTTCGAAGCCTTCCTCCTGGCCTCCATGAAGGAACGGTCCACCCTCTGGATCCACTCGCAGATCAAAGCATGCATGGACGCGGCGGACTGCCAGCCGGACTACTGCCTTGACTTGTTCGAACCATCAG GTCACGGCCGTCGCCGGCGTTCCTTGTCTGACGTTAGCCACAACCCCAACATCAGCAGCTCTGCCTTAACCGCGGACAACAATACAACGCCCTACACCAGGTTCAAGGAGAACTTGGAGTATACTGTAGTGATGCCGGGAGAGCTGTTCCACCGGACGCCTCTGGAAGCCACGTGTGCAACCTCAATGATGATTGCGGTGGCGCTAGGATCTTTGCTCTTTATGTCCGCATTATTG ATGTGTTACCTCGCGACAAAACTTAATTCCACCATGCTCAAAAACAACAACTTACAAACACCAGGCGGAAAAGGGTTTGAACAAATCCTGCGGGAATTAGCTCACCACTCCCTCCCAGATACCGGATACACAGGCCGGCCCACCGtacaatga